CCGTAGAGCGCGGTCTCGAGTCGGACTTCGACGCCGGCGGTAACGAACCGGTCGTCTACGAATTGCCCGACGGCGCGGTGCAGTTCTACATCGACGATCCGGCCGGAAATCTCGTCGAGGTGAACTATCCGGACGTCGACGAGCTCGATACATCGATCGTCAGTAACGTGATCAAACGCTCCGATCAGCTCGAACAGACCGGCGATGCAACGGAGGCAAAGCTGTACTTCGAAAACACGACGGCGTCGATCGAGCCTAGGGAGTGACGACGAGCTTCCCGAGGAAGCTCTCCTCGACGACGTCCTCGTGCGCCTGCGCCACTTCGTCGAGGCCGTACGTGCGCTCGATCACCGGCGAAACCTGTCCGTTCCCCGCAAGCGTTGCGACGCGCTCGAGCGCGGGGGCGAACGTCGACATCTGGGGCATCGCGAAGTGGTGAAGGGTTTGCATCTTTCCGCGGGCCATCCCGCTGTTCGAATACGACAGCTCGATATCGGTGCCGGAGATCGCGACGATCTGCGCGCCCTGTGCGGCCACTTGGGTGTTCAGGTCGATGTTCTCGTTGATGCGGTGGTCCATGATCACGTCGGGGGATCCGGCGCTCGCGATTGCGTCTGCGAGATCGTCGCGGGAGTAATCGAGAACCGTATCCGCCCCCAGCTTCTCTACCTGATCGTGATACTGCGGCGAGGCCGTCGCCGTGACGGACGCACCCGCTGCCTTTGCGACCTGGACCGCGACGTGACCCACACCGCCGCTCCCGCCGTGGACGAGACACCGGTCGCCGGCTTTGAGTCCCGCTTTCTCGACCATCCCTTCCCAGGAGGTCACGCCGACCAAAGCCAGGGCGGCTCCCTCTTCGAACGAGACGTTATCCGGTAACTGTGCGACGTGCTCGAGCGACGCGCAGACGTACTCCGCACACGATCCTTGTCGTCCGATTCCGAGCCCCGTTCCGAACACGCGGTCGTCCTCCGCGAAGTCGGTAACGCCGGGGCCGACAGAGGTTACGACGCCCGCGAAATCGGCACCGGGCGTCATCGGCGGGGTCGCCCACTCGTACGCCCCGGAGCGCAGCTTGGTGTCGAGCGGATTGACCCCCGCGGCCTCGATCGCTACGACGACTTCGCCCCGATCGGGTTCCGGCTGCTCGATGTCTTC
This genomic stretch from Natrarchaeobius halalkaliphilus harbors:
- a CDS encoding VOC family protein; protein product: MVLSEFTHTSVLATDLEESVAFYEELFGMERVPSPRFSVPVEWLRCGDRTLHLFKREIEAADFYHIGVHVDDFEYVYQQSVERGLESDFDAGGNEPVVYELPDGAVQFYIDDPAGNLVEVNYPDVDELDTSIVSNVIKRSDQLEQTGDATEAKLYFENTTASIEPRE
- a CDS encoding NADPH:quinone reductase; translated protein: MRANRYREYGEPNVLQVEDIEQPEPDRGEVVVAIEAAGVNPLDTKLRSGAYEWATPPMTPGADFAGVVTSVGPGVTDFAEDDRVFGTGLGIGRQGSCAEYVCASLEHVAQLPDNVSFEEGAALALVGVTSWEGMVEKAGLKAGDRCLVHGGSGGVGHVAVQVAKAAGASVTATASPQYHDQVEKLGADTVLDYSRDDLADAIASAGSPDVIMDHRINENIDLNTQVAAQGAQIVAISGTDIELSYSNSGMARGKMQTLHHFAMPQMSTFAPALERVATLAGNGQVSPVIERTYGLDEVAQAHEDVVEESFLGKLVVTP